Proteins encoded in a region of the Chloroflexota bacterium genome:
- a CDS encoding DeoR/GlpR transcriptional regulator, with product MLAEERRAILLQRLKDNGYIEVTDVAPSLNVSAATVRRDLECLAQEGLVTRTRGGAVLSVRSTTLELPYDVKRQRHIEEKRRIAAAAAEMVLDGETIILDAGSTTYELALLLLHKRNLTVVTNDLQIAVKLASNPNINLVCTGGIARANVYTLLGPQVEAFLRTLRVNKTFLGADAIHPDGTIANVNLEEVAVKQAMVRAGEQVILLTDSSKFGIVGFAKVCDLSEVDVLITDRGIPPAMLERLREAELTVELV from the coding sequence ACCGTCCCTGAACGTTTCCGCAGCCACCGTCCGCCGGGATTTGGAATGCCTGGCTCAAGAGGGCCTGGTTACCCGTACCCGGGGAGGGGCCGTGCTGTCGGTCCGCAGCACCACCCTCGAACTCCCGTATGATGTCAAGCGCCAACGCCACATAGAAGAGAAACGTCGTATCGCCGCTGCTGCTGCGGAGATGGTGTTGGACGGGGAGACGATCATCCTCGACGCTGGCTCTACGACGTACGAACTAGCCCTCTTGCTCCTCCACAAACGCAACCTCACTGTGGTCACCAATGACCTCCAAATCGCCGTCAAATTGGCTTCCAATCCTAATATCAACTTGGTGTGCACCGGTGGTATCGCCCGTGCCAATGTATATACCTTGCTGGGCCCCCAAGTGGAAGCGTTTCTGAGAACATTGCGCGTGAATAAGACCTTCTTGGGTGCCGACGCCATTCACCCGGATGGCACTATCGCCAACGTGAATTTGGAAGAGGTGGCTGTTAAACAGGCCATGGTTCGCGCGGGTGAGCAAGTTATCTTGCTTACCGATTCCTCCAAGTTTGGGATAGTGGGATTTGCCAAAGTATGTGATCTGAGTGAAGTGGACGTGCTCATTACAGATCGGGGCATTCCGCCGGCTATGCTGGAACGGTTGCGCGAGGCGGAATTGACCGTTGAGTTGGTGTAA